A window of the Lactuca sativa cultivar Salinas chromosome 5, Lsat_Salinas_v11, whole genome shotgun sequence genome harbors these coding sequences:
- the LOC128126157 gene encoding uncharacterized protein LOC128126157: MEEVQKVVLNENCSPAMLNKLPKKKGDPGSLTLPCQFGNLAAIHALADSGASVNLMPYSFFKKLDLPEPRPIRMAIHLANKTVTFPRGICEDLLVKVDKFVFPADFIILDMEADPQVPIILGRPFLNTASAIVDMRDSKLTLRVGDDSVTFGVDQAMKYSRSSDDTAFSIDMLDEILEEDIPKDSSKD, encoded by the exons ATGGAGGAAGTGCAGAAGGTAGTGCTTAATGAGAATTGCTCCCCCGCAATgctaaacaaattaccaaagaagaagggtgatccggggagCTTAACTTTgccttgccaatttggcaacttggcTGCAATTCATGCCTTAGCTGATTCTGGAGCAAGTGTGAACCTTATGCCATACTCGTTCTTTAAGAAGCTGGACCTCCCGGAGCCAAGGCCAATTCGAATGGCAATTCATTTGGCAAACAAGACTGTTACTTTCCCAAGAGGCATTTGTGAAGATTTGCTAGTGAAAGTAGACAAATTTGTCTTCCCGGCTGATTTCATCATTCTCGACATGGAGGCGGATCCGCAAGTGCCAATCATCCTTGGAAGGCCCTTCCTCAACACCGCTAGCGCTATCGTAGACATGAGAGATTCTAAGCTCACATTGCGAGTTGGGGACGATTCAGTGACATTCGGGGTAGACCAAGCCATGAAGTACTCAAGGAGTAGTGACGACACGGCTTTCTCAATCGACATGCTTGACGAAATATTGGAAGAAGACATACCTAAAGATTCCAGCAA AGATTGA